The Leptospirillum ferriphilum region GGCATCCCGCCAGTCGACGGTTCCAAGAAGCGCGGGCCGGGTCTGTCCGCAGTAGACGAGAGGCCTCTTGTCCCTTCGTCCGTCCAGGCGACTATCGGAGACATCTTCTGCCAGGACGGAGCCCGCGTCCCAGGAGTGACCGCCAGTCCAGAGAGAGAGCAGGTACAGGACACTTTCCAACGGGGATGCCTCTTGATCGGGAGAGATCACCTTTTGTTCATCCCCGAACAGGCTGACGAACCAGCGGGAAGAGCGGGGATAGAGGGAAGACCAGGGATGTTGTCCTTTTCCCACCCGATAGAGGAATCGTGTTCTCTGGTCTTTTGCACTGCTTTCAAAGTCAATCCTGACCGGGCTTTTCCCAGAGAAGGAGGGCAAGACGACGGCGGAGTAGGAAGCGGCCTGGCCATTCAGGGAACACGCATCCAGGGGGCCAAACCAGAGAAGTCGAAGGGGGACATGCCGGGGAAGGCGGAATTGAAAAAATCCTCTTTTGTCCGTTGTCCGGACATCGATCAGATCCCTGTTTTCCCCGGTTTCCGGGTTGACGCGAAAAATTTCGACCGATGTGACGGGCAAAGGCGCCCATCCGGTGAGTGTCTTGCTGGATTGGGCAAATCCCTTTGAACCATTGGCCAGCAGAACAAGGGTCAGAAAAAAGAGGAACCTTTGCCGGAACAGCAAACGCATCATCGCTCTCCAGAAAAAGGGTTCAGGGGTGAACGGTCAGGTGGCCCCGGGCGGTCCGGGGATGAAAGTCCCCGAAGAATTCGTATGTTCCCGGAGGAAGTGCCCGTATCGGAACGTCGATGGCGTGATGAGGCAGAACGATAATTTCGAATTCGAGGTCGTAGCTTTCGAACTCTTCCGGATGATTGTCGTCGTTTGATACATGCAGGATGATTGGCCGGTGGGCCGGGACGATCAGATTCTCCGGGGAGAAAACATGTTTTTGCAGGTGAAGAACATAGGTGGCGGATGTCTCGGCCCGGACGGTGGAGAGGTGAAGAATAGCTGCGACTGTCAGAATCACACGTCCCGCCCATGTCAGGAGCTTCGGGCAAAGGATGGGGGAGCGGCCTGAACTCAATGTCGATCCGTGTGCCCTGTCGGGCGGGATGTTTTTTCCGGAAGGCTTCCGGAGGACGGTGCGGTCCGGATTTGGGAGATTCTCCACAGTCCGGTGAACATGACGGCAAGATAGCCCCAGACCGTGATCAGTGTCATGAGCGACGGGCGGGCCCGATAGCCAAAAAAGTCTGAAAAGAGTGTCCCGATCAGGGAGTGTTCGTTCAGAAGACGGCTCGTATCCCAGACTTGAAAGACCAGAGGGGAAAGAACGCCGATCGAAATCAGTCTCCCCACCCCGGACGCGATCATGCCGGCCGCCATCAGGATCAGGAGAACGGATGTCAGTCGAAAGAAGAGCGTCAGGGGAATACGGGAAAATCCCTTGAAAAGAGCAAAAACGACGAGGATGCCGGTGACAACGCCTGCAATGCCTTCCAGAAGGGGCATTTCGAACGTTGAACCCGAATCGCCCTGCAGGGCGATTCCCCAGAGGAAGAGAATGGTCTCAAGCCCTTCCCGGAAAACACCCATGAACGCCAAGAGAAACAAGACTTCCCCGTGACCCGACTCCAGGGCAGTCAAGGCTTTTCCCTGGATTCTGCCCTTCATGGCAGGGGCATTCTGTGTCATCCAGAGGACCATGAACGAAAGAAAAATGGCTGCGAGAAAAAAGATCGAGATATCCAGCCATGTCTTGACAGGACCTGAAAGAAAGGATTCCAGCCGATTGGCCAGAAGGCCAAGGACAAGACAGGCTGCGACGGCAAGTCCGGTGCCCCACCAGACACGCTTCATGTCGCTCGACCGGCCAAGCCGCTTCAGGGTGGTTGCCAGGATTCCCACGAGGAGGGAGGCTTCCAGTGTTTCTCTTGCCAGGATGAGGAAGGTTTCCATAAGATACCTTTAGTTTCTCCTTTATTTGAGATTGATTCTCAAGTTCGATTTTAATGCGTCTTTCCCCTCATGTCAATCAGGTTGGGTGAATGCCTTCAGGACAGCTCGGGATGTTCTGGCTCTTTTGAATGTCGATGCGCTAGAATCGTGGCGTTTGGGATGGATGAAAACATGAAGAACGTTCGACCGGAGTCACTCTCTTCCGAGGAGGTAGAATGCAACTGTCTTTTCATGGGGCGGCATCCTGTGTTACGGGCTCCTGTCATCTTCTGGATGTGGATGGTTTCCGGATCCTGATTGATTGCGGATTATTCCAGGGGGAAGATGAGTTATTCAGTTCAAACCTGAAGCCGTTCGGATTCGAGCCATCGTCCATATCGGCGGTCATTCTGACCCATGCGCATCTCGATCATTGCGGGAGACTTCCCACCCTTGTCCGCCAGGGGTTCAGGGGACCGGTCTATGCGACGTCACCGACCCGCTACCTGACCGAAATTGTCCTCTGGGACGCTGCCCATTTGCAGGAAGAACGATTTCAGGAAAAAAAGGGAAAGCAGAAATCCCCTCCCCGTTCCTCGTCCCGCTATACCCCTTACCGGATCGCAGACGTCATCGACACGATGGGCCATTTCGGTCCGTCGGCCGAATATGAGGTTCCGGTCAATCTTGCTCCCGGGATTGATGCGACGTTTTATAACGCCGGGCATATCCTTGGATCAGCGTCCGTCCAGATCACTGTTTCCCGTCCCGGAAAAAAGACCCGGATTCTGTTTTCCGGAGATCTCGGCCCGGGACATCCGGCTCTTTTGTCGCCGGCCTCCCCTCCGGAGGATTCGGATTATGTCATCATGGAAACGACCTACGGGGACAGGCTTCACCGGTCTTTTGAAGAATCAAAGGAAGAACTTTTGGGCGTTTTGACCGAAACATACGGGAGAGGCGGAAAAGTTCTGATTCCGACATTTGCACTCGAGCGAGCGCAGGATTTGCTGTTTTTCTTTCGCGAATGGAAAAGTGAGGGCCGGCTGCCGGGCCGCCAGTCCTATTTTCTGGATTCGCCGATGGCCATTAACGTGACACACATCTACGAAAGATTCCCAGACCTTCTGGCGGATCGTCTGGTTGCAGAATTTCAAAAGAAAAAAGATCCTTTCCTGTTCCCGGAACTCAAGTTTACCCGGACGGTTGATGAATCACGCACAATCCGGGATACGGGACCCCGCGGGGTCATTCTGGCTGGCTCGGGAATGGTGTCCGGAGGCAGAATCCTCTATCATCTGGCTCAGGAGATGGAAAACACTCGATCCAGTCTGGTCTTTGTCGGATACCAGGCGGAGGGAACACTGGGCAGAGCCATTCTGGAGGGGAAGAAATCCGTGCGCATCCAGGGAGTCATGAAAGATGTCCGGCTGTCGCTTCATTCCATCAACGGGTTTTCGGCGCATGCCGATCAGGCGGACCTTTTGAAATGGTGCGGATCAATGAAAATACCGGATCGGGTGTTTTTAATTCACGGAGAGCACCGGTCCCTGTCCGCCTATCGCGAAAAGCTGTCGGAAGTCGGATGGAAGCATGCGCATGTTCCCGTCCTCCATGAGACAGTCGAGCTGATGGAAAAACCAGTTTCCAGATCCGCGGGGAGGACACACAGGTGAGACAATCTTGAGACACGCCATGCCGGAAGGCACACCTCACACGCTGTTCCATGTTGTACTGGCCTGGTCCCGGAGCCGACCAGATTCTCCCTTTGTCGGGGAGTGGCTGCAGGAAGGGGAAGGTCTCCGATATCGCGCCTGGTCCTACAGGGATATGCTTCTTTTGGCCCTGGAGCTCGGTCAAAACATTCGCTCCTTCGGTCTGCCTCCCAGGACTCCCGTCGGGTTGTCCGCCTCTCCGGGCCCGGCGTTTATCGGGATGCTGCTGGCCCTCGAGTCTGAAGACCTTCTTCCTGTTCTTCTCGATCACGCCATGCCATCCTCCGAAATGTGCTCGACACTGAAAAATTTTGGAGCCAGAGCCCTGTTTCTGGAAAAAGGGCTCTGGGAACCTGGGGCGGAGGGAAGGTCCGAAATTTCGGTCCATCTTTTTGCAAGGTTTTCCGAAAAACCCTCCCTTCCGGAAGGAGCGGAATGGTCCCGACTTCTGGAGGAGTGCTTTGAACGGGTGTCCAAGGATGAGAACCGGGAGGCGTGCCTTCTTCTCACGTCCGGAACAACGGGATTTCCCCGGGGAGTCTCCCTGACCCATGGCAACCTTTTTTCCAATGTCCGGAGCATCGAGAATCTCGATATTTATCATTCGGACTCCCGGGTATTCGGCGTTCTTCCTCTCCATCACGCCTACCCCCTGATGTCCCTTCTCTATCTGCCTGTCGGACATGGCGCCACTGTCGCTTTTCCCCCCGACCTTCAGCCGTCCACCCTTGCGGCATGTCTTTCAGAGTTTTCCCCCACCCTCTTTCCGGGCGTTCCATCCCTGTGGGAAAACTTTCATCGACGGATTTGGGAAGGAATCGACCGCCAGGGAAAGAAAAAACGATGGCTTGTGAAAAACGTCCTCATGCCTCTGGTCCTGGGGGTGCGACGGAAATTCGGGGTCAATCCCGGTCGACTGTTTTTCGGTTCCCTGCATGCCCGATTCGGTCCGTCCATGAAAATTCTGGCCTCTGGGGGAGCGGCCCTTCCCCGTCAGGTTGCAGTGGATTTCTGGTCCTGGGGGCTGACAATGCTCGAGGGATACGGGCTGACGGAAACCTCCCCCGTTCTGACTTTCAATACTCCCCGCCATGTCCGGCTGGGGTCTGTCGGAAGGGCAATTCCGGGTGTGGATCTCCGGATTCGTCCGCTGGAAGGGGAAATGCCGGGGGAAGGAGAAGTGCAGGCGCGTGGCAGCAACGTTGCGCTTGAATACAGGCTTGACGCCGAAAATCGTAAGCCCGTCCGCGAAGAGGATGGGTGGTTTTCCACGGGCGATATCGGACGTCTGGAAGACGGCTTTCTCTTTCTGAAAGGCCGGGAAAAAGAGCTCCTTGTGCTTCCGAACGGAAAAAAACTGCAACCGGAAGCGGTCGAAGGATTGCTGGAAAAGGATGATCTTGTTCTGGAACTTGCCCTCACTCTCTATCATGGCGTTCCCTGGCTTTTGATCCGTCCCGACGAAGACGCTTTTGCCCGAAGGCACATTGTCCAGATGAAACCCGTTATGGAATCCAAAGTGGCTGCCATCAATGCCAGGTTGCCCGGGCATAGCCGGATCGGAGGCTTTTCCATCACGCTCGACCCGATGCCCCGGACGCGCCTCGGCAAACTTAAACGATTTGTCTTGCCGGAAATCGTCTTATCCCTTGAAAAACGGCACCATGCCTCTCCTGTTCCGGAAGGAGTCCTGGACGACCCCGCCAAGAAGGAAATCCTGCGTGTTCTGCAAGAGGTGACGGGCTTGGACAGACCTTTGTCGCTTTCTGATCATCTCGAAGTGGATCTTGGGCTCGATTCTCTGGGACGAATCGAGCTTGCAGGCCGACTCGAAGAGCTCACGGGAGGTCCGCTCGAAGAGGAGGTGTTCGATTCTGTCCGGACTGTCCAGGATCTGCTGGACACGATGTCCGGACGTCTGGTCAGGATTGCCGGAGAAAAGACCGATGTGCGAATTCTGGAGCCGGAGCTTACGGATGTCGAAAAGGAATTTATTCCGAGTCGTCCTTCCACCTCGGACGGGGCCCTGCCTCTCTGGTTTCGACTTT contains the following coding sequences:
- a CDS encoding cupredoxin domain-containing protein, whose protein sequence is MSSGRSPILCPKLLTWAGRVILTVAAILHLSTVRAETSATYVLHLQKHVFSPENLIVPAHRPIILHVSNDDNHPEEFESYDLEFEIIVLPHHAIDVPIRALPPGTYEFFGDFHPRTARGHLTVHP
- a CDS encoding AMP-binding protein codes for the protein MRHAMPEGTPHTLFHVVLAWSRSRPDSPFVGEWLQEGEGLRYRAWSYRDMLLLALELGQNIRSFGLPPRTPVGLSASPGPAFIGMLLALESEDLLPVLLDHAMPSSEMCSTLKNFGARALFLEKGLWEPGAEGRSEISVHLFARFSEKPSLPEGAEWSRLLEECFERVSKDENREACLLLTSGTTGFPRGVSLTHGNLFSNVRSIENLDIYHSDSRVFGVLPLHHAYPLMSLLYLPVGHGATVAFPPDLQPSTLAACLSEFSPTLFPGVPSLWENFHRRIWEGIDRQGKKKRWLVKNVLMPLVLGVRRKFGVNPGRLFFGSLHARFGPSMKILASGGAALPRQVAVDFWSWGLTMLEGYGLTETSPVLTFNTPRHVRLGSVGRAIPGVDLRIRPLEGEMPGEGEVQARGSNVALEYRLDAENRKPVREEDGWFSTGDIGRLEDGFLFLKGREKELLVLPNGKKLQPEAVEGLLEKDDLVLELALTLYHGVPWLLIRPDEDAFARRHIVQMKPVMESKVAAINARLPGHSRIGGFSITLDPMPRTRLGKLKRFVLPEIVLSLEKRHHASPVPEGVLDDPAKKEILRVLQEVTGLDRPLSLSDHLEVDLGLDSLGRIELAGRLEELTGGPLEEEVFDSVRTVQDLLDTMSGRLVRIAGEKTDVRILEPELTDVEKEFIPSRPSTSDGALPLWFRLLHRILRTAFSVLFGLRWPRFFRNGGQWQVTGPGGGRIDWPSGPFVLVANHESYLDGILLSLMLPPGILREVVFWGYSPLFEQGILKKWKNILGVVSIDPEEAVTGLRIGYHLLREGKSLAIFPEGERSLSGSLQAFRPGTGYILSACPVPVIPCAIFGAFRAWPRHRKFPRPATIRLRIGPVIPADRIEGQSGNRVTALLEESVRALLVLG
- a CDS encoding MBL fold metallo-hydrolase RNA specificity domain-containing protein, which produces MQLSFHGAASCVTGSCHLLDVDGFRILIDCGLFQGEDELFSSNLKPFGFEPSSISAVILTHAHLDHCGRLPTLVRQGFRGPVYATSPTRYLTEIVLWDAAHLQEERFQEKKGKQKSPPRSSSRYTPYRIADVIDTMGHFGPSAEYEVPVNLAPGIDATFYNAGHILGSASVQITVSRPGKKTRILFSGDLGPGHPALLSPASPPEDSDYVIMETTYGDRLHRSFEESKEELLGVLTETYGRGGKVLIPTFALERAQDLLFFFREWKSEGRLPGRQSYFLDSPMAINVTHIYERFPDLLADRLVAEFQKKKDPFLFPELKFTRTVDESRTIRDTGPRGVILAGSGMVSGGRILYHLAQEMENTRSSLVFVGYQAEGTLGRAILEGKKSVRIQGVMKDVRLSLHSINGFSAHADQADLLKWCGSMKIPDRVFLIHGEHRSLSAYREKLSEVGWKHAHVPVLHETVELMEKPVSRSAGRTHR
- a CDS encoding FTR1 family iron permease: METFLILARETLEASLLVGILATTLKRLGRSSDMKRVWWGTGLAVAACLVLGLLANRLESFLSGPVKTWLDISIFFLAAIFLSFMVLWMTQNAPAMKGRIQGKALTALESGHGEVLFLLAFMGVFREGLETILFLWGIALQGDSGSTFEMPLLEGIAGVVTGILVVFALFKGFSRIPLTLFFRLTSVLLILMAAGMIASGVGRLISIGVLSPLVFQVWDTSRLLNEHSLIGTLFSDFFGYRARPSLMTLITVWGYLAVMFTGLWRISQIRTAPSSGSLPEKTSRPTGHTDRH